CTGACAGTCCTATCTGAGAGTTTAAAATCGTAAGCAATTTCTTTTAAAGATACGCCATGATATATTTTTTTGGCTACTTCCAGTTCCCGATCAGAAAGAGCTATAAAAGGAGATTGAGTACTCAGTTTCTTTTTCCTAAGGATCAGGAAAACCAAACGAGTCATAAAGAGAAGAATAAACAATAATATAAAAAACAGCACTATTTGCCATCTGGTAAAAACTGAAATGTTTTTCAAGGGCTTATTAATAAAAACACCATCTTTTCTGGCTTTAGTCGTCAAATCCCATTTTTCCAGTTCATTCCAATCATATGCATACAGATATTGTGTTGCTCTTTTCTTTTCAATTTTATATCCGTTTATTTCGCTGATTATAATTTCACCTACAGATTTTCCTAAATCAAAAGGAGATGACAAGTAACCGCCGACAATTCCATACCCAAGAATAATTTCGGAATCTGCGAATATAGGCGATGAGCTAACTTTATTTAACTGCGAGACAACTTCACGAGGATTTAAGATTTCATCTCCCCTTCTTTTTGCAACAGGAAGACAAAATAAAACACTTTTCGGTGGAAGGGATTTAACTGATTCGATTAAGTCATCCATATTCATATTTAAAAATACAGTTATTCCAACGTCTTCTTTTTTTAATTCACTTAAAAAATCATTGTACTGAAATGCATAGCTCTCTGTATCATTATTAGCGACAACATAAACAGAATCGGCCCCAGACAAACGTAGCATCTCACTGACAATTTCTGCGTATTTATTATTATTTGAAAAATAATAGTCATAATTTTTAATATCTTCAAAATTGTTCCTAATACCAACTTTAAGACTCTCCGGAAAAAGATCGGAGTTTTCTTTAAGAAAATGACTTGCAGATGGCCCTGTTGTGACCAAAAATTGAGGATTTATCTTCTCATACTTGGTGCTAAGTAAAAATTCCATTAAATCGAACTGGTTTTTTTCATTAAAGGAGCCAACATCAAGATATTCAGTGAAGAGATTATATCTTATATTGTTACTAT
This window of the Spirochaeta isovalerica genome carries:
- a CDS encoding LuxR C-terminal-related transcriptional regulator; amino-acid sequence: MVLVTTFNCFSQDLKIVDVFILGTGNSNAPWSESFESGLKFSLDSNNIRYNLFTEYLDVGSFNEKNQFDLMEFLLSTKYEKINPQFLVTTGPSASHFLKENSDLFPESLKVGIRNNFEDIKNYDYYFSNNNKYAEIVSEMLRLSGADSVYVVANNDTESYAFQYNDFLSELKKEDVGITVFLNMNMDDLIESVKSLPPKSVLFCLPVAKRRGDEILNPREVVSQLNKVSSSPIFADSEIILGYGIVGGYLSSPFDLGKSVGEIIISEINGYKIEKKRATQYLYAYDWNELEKWDLTTKARKDGVFINKPLKNISVFTRWQIVLFFILLFILLFMTRLVFLILRKKKLSTQSPFIALSDRELEVAKKIYHGVSLKEIAYDFKLSDRTVSTYKKRIMEKLRVSDNSELIQFLFKNKSYLK